From Vallitalea longa, one genomic window encodes:
- a CDS encoding dihydroorotate dehydrogenase yields the protein MMTSVNIAGVDFKNPVMTASGTFGSGREYSKFVDLNRLGGVVVKGVASKEWLGNPAPRIAETYGGMLNAVGLQNPGVDVFIEEDIPFLRQYDTNIIVNIAGKTVEEYVEVAKRLRDADIDMIELNISCPNVKEGGVAFGTDPKMAEYVTSEVKKYAKQPLIVKLSPNVTDITEIARAVEAGGADAVSLINTLLGMKIDIYKRKPILANRVGGFSGPAIKPVAVRMVNQVYNSIKLPIIGLGGICTGEDAIEFILAGATGVAVGTANFSNPRATIDVVEGIERYMDVMGVGDVNELIGNID from the coding sequence ATGATGACTTCGGTAAATATTGCAGGGGTTGATTTTAAGAATCCTGTTATGACTGCTTCTGGAACTTTTGGATCAGGTAGAGAATATTCTAAGTTTGTTGATCTTAATAGGCTGGGAGGAGTAGTCGTTAAAGGTGTAGCCAGTAAAGAATGGTTAGGGAATCCTGCACCAAGAATTGCGGAAACATATGGAGGTATGCTTAATGCGGTTGGATTGCAGAATCCAGGAGTTGATGTGTTTATTGAAGAGGACATACCTTTTCTGAGACAATATGATACTAATATAATTGTTAATATAGCTGGAAAGACAGTTGAAGAGTATGTTGAAGTGGCCAAAAGACTAAGAGATGCTGATATTGATATGATAGAGCTTAATATATCTTGTCCTAATGTGAAAGAGGGCGGTGTAGCTTTTGGTACAGATCCTAAGATGGCTGAGTATGTGACTAGTGAGGTTAAGAAGTATGCTAAGCAACCGTTGATTGTTAAATTAAGTCCTAATGTTACTGATATTACGGAAATAGCAAGGGCTGTAGAAGCAGGTGGGGCTGATGCTGTATCATTAATTAATACTTTGCTTGGAATGAAGATTGATATATATAAGAGGAAACCTATCCTAGCTAACAGAGTTGGAGGTTTTTCTGGCCCAGCAATAAAACCAGTAGCGGTGAGAATGGTGAATCAGGTATATAATAGTATTAAACTGCCTATAATAGGGCTTGGAGGAATATGTACTGGTGAAGATGCTATAGAATTTATTTTGGCGGGAGCAACGGGAGTTGCTGTTGGTACTGCTAATTTTAGTAATCCTAGAGCTACGATTGATGTGGTTGAAGGTATAGAGAGGTATATGGATGTTATGGGAGTTGGAGATGTTAATGAATTGATTGGGAATATAGATTAA
- a CDS encoding dihydroorotate dehydrogenase electron transfer subunit, translating into MGNDSGRGTIVYRNDLLGYHMSIGLEREDIMCQESYNDKVLAEIVVNEKIADRVYRMVFREKQIAEEARAGQFINVYCKAESRILPRPISICEVDRENGLVTIVYMIVGMGTKEFSELKTGDKVEVLGPLGNGFTLRDCEDNVIVGGGVGAPPLLEVVKRLPGKKRVFLGFRSGAFLVDEFRKYAEVYVATDDGSVGDKGTVVDLMRKVGVKSGNIYSCGPKPMLAAVQDMAEELGINAQISLEERMGCGIGACVGCICKIKADNEVGYTYKKVCKDGPIFDAKEVMFE; encoded by the coding sequence GTGGGGAATGATAGTGGAAGAGGAACTATTGTATATAGAAATGATTTATTAGGTTATCATATGAGTATAGGATTAGAAAGGGAAGATATTATGTGTCAGGAAAGTTATAATGATAAAGTGTTGGCTGAGATAGTTGTTAATGAAAAAATTGCGGATAGAGTTTATAGGATGGTTTTTAGAGAGAAGCAGATTGCTGAGGAAGCGAGAGCGGGACAGTTCATTAATGTTTATTGTAAGGCGGAAAGTAGGATATTGCCTAGACCTATTAGTATTTGTGAGGTAGATAGAGAGAATGGGTTAGTTACTATTGTATATATGATCGTTGGAATGGGGACAAAAGAGTTCTCTGAGTTGAAAACGGGGGATAAAGTTGAGGTGTTAGGTCCATTAGGTAATGGGTTTACACTAAGAGATTGTGAAGATAATGTTATTGTTGGTGGTGGAGTAGGTGCACCACCTCTACTTGAGGTTGTTAAGAGATTGCCAGGTAAGAAGAGAGTCTTTCTTGGGTTTAGGAGTGGAGCTTTTCTGGTTGATGAATTCAGGAAGTATGCAGAAGTTTATGTGGCTACGGATGATGGTTCGGTAGGAGATAAAGGTACTGTTGTTGATTTGATGAGAAAAGTTGGAGTGAAGAGTGGAAATATATATTCTTGTGGACCTAAACCTATGTTGGCTGCTGTGCAGGATATGGCAGAAGAATTAGGGATTAATGCTCAGATTTCTTTGGAAGAGAGAATGGGTTGTGGTATTGGTGCTTGTGTTGGATGCATTTGTAAGATAAAAGCAGATAATGAAGTAGGGTATACTTATAAGAAGGTATGTAAAGATGGACCAATTTTTGATGCTAAGGAGGTAATGTTTGAATGA
- the carB gene encoding carbamoyl-phosphate synthase large subunit: MPKDMSIKKVLVIGSGPIVIGQAAEFDYSGTQACQALREEGIETVLVNSNPATIMTDKEIADKVYIEPLTVEYLEKVIKIERPDSLIAGMGGQTGLNIAVELYDSGILDKYDVRVIGTSIEAIKEGEDREDFKKLMEKINQPVIESKIVTSMEEGVEFAGKIGYPVVVRPAYTLGGSGGGIAEDREELKQILAKGLQLSRVGQVLLEKSIKGWKEIEYEVMRDSFGNCITVCNMENIDPVGVHTGDSIVVAPSQTLSDVEYQMLRKASIDIINAIGIEGGCNVQLALHPESFEYAVIEINPRVSRSSALASKATGYPIAKVSAKIALGYGLDEISNAVTKKTKACFEPTLDYCVIKIPKWPFDKFRRAKKTLGTKMMATGEVMAIGNNFEAALLKAIRSLEIGEYSLYHKKAATRSLAELKRRVQIPDDERLFDLAELLRRNYRIDKVCKITGIDEFFVNKIKGIVNEEEKLRSNTIDDIDREWMLFLKKKGFSDKAIADFVGCKPVEVYNLRKAYHIKAVFKMVDTCGGEFEALSPYYYSTYDEYDEVEVSDKKKVMVIGSGPIRIGQGIEFDYCSVHSIIALRKAGIETIIANNNPETVSTDFDTADKLYFEPLTEEDVLNIIEKENPDGVILQFGGQTAIKLAGFLDEMNVNVLGTKPEQIDEAEDREKFDELMESLGIERPKGKAVWNLEEGLDEAELLGYPVLVRPSYVLGGQGMEITYDKIELERYLVQAFERDSKNPVLIDRYLIGREIEVDAICDGQDILIPGIMEHLERAGVHSGDSISIYPSINIEQEIKDKILNHTKQIAVALKVIGMINIQYIEYKNELYIIEVNPRSSRTVPYISKVTGVPMIDLATKVMLGSKLEDLGYGTGVYKEADTIAIKVPVFSTQKLPDVEVSLGPEMRSTGEVLGVGKTFEEALFKGFIASGMNMPKKGGTILATIKPYDQEEFIPIAKGFANRGYRFLATEGTAKILREHNIDVSIVKKISEGVPNILDLIRSGMLDLVINTPTKANDSTRDGFRIRRAAIEASVPVLTSLDTARGLLDILDSELGSEDTEVYNLGVRVKC; the protein is encoded by the coding sequence ATGCCTAAAGATATGAGTATAAAAAAAGTTTTAGTAATTGGTTCAGGACCTATCGTAATCGGTCAAGCAGCTGAGTTTGATTATTCAGGGACTCAAGCTTGTCAAGCACTTAGAGAAGAAGGAATTGAAACTGTACTTGTTAACAGTAATCCTGCGACAATCATGACAGATAAGGAAATTGCGGATAAAGTTTATATTGAACCCCTTACTGTTGAGTATCTAGAAAAAGTCATCAAGATAGAAAGACCAGATAGTTTGATAGCAGGAATGGGTGGACAAACAGGATTAAATATAGCTGTAGAGCTCTATGACAGTGGTATATTGGATAAATATGATGTCAGGGTAATAGGAACTTCTATAGAAGCAATAAAAGAAGGTGAAGATAGGGAAGATTTCAAGAAATTAATGGAGAAAATCAATCAACCTGTTATCGAAAGTAAAATAGTGACCAGTATGGAAGAAGGAGTAGAATTCGCTGGTAAGATTGGTTATCCAGTTGTTGTAAGACCTGCATATACACTAGGAGGCAGCGGTGGAGGAATCGCCGAAGACAGAGAAGAGTTAAAACAAATATTAGCAAAGGGACTTCAACTTAGTAGAGTTGGTCAAGTACTCCTTGAAAAATCAATAAAAGGCTGGAAAGAGATAGAATATGAGGTAATGAGAGACTCATTTGGTAACTGTATTACAGTTTGTAATATGGAAAATATCGATCCTGTTGGTGTACACACTGGAGATAGTATTGTAGTAGCTCCTTCACAGACTCTATCGGACGTTGAATATCAGATGCTAAGAAAAGCTTCCATAGATATTATAAATGCAATTGGAATCGAAGGAGGATGTAACGTTCAGTTAGCACTTCATCCAGAAAGTTTTGAGTATGCAGTTATTGAGATTAACCCAAGAGTAAGTCGTTCCTCTGCTTTAGCATCAAAAGCTACAGGATATCCTATAGCGAAAGTGAGTGCTAAGATAGCTCTCGGTTATGGATTAGATGAAATCAGTAATGCTGTAACTAAAAAAACGAAAGCATGTTTTGAACCTACATTAGATTATTGTGTAATAAAGATACCAAAATGGCCTTTCGATAAATTCAGAAGGGCTAAGAAGACTTTGGGAACCAAAATGATGGCAACCGGTGAAGTCATGGCCATAGGAAATAACTTCGAAGCTGCATTATTAAAAGCAATTCGTTCTCTGGAAATAGGAGAATATTCGTTATACCATAAGAAAGCAGCTACAAGAAGTTTAGCAGAACTAAAAAGAAGAGTTCAGATACCTGATGACGAGAGATTATTCGATTTAGCAGAATTATTACGAAGAAATTATAGAATAGATAAAGTATGCAAGATTACTGGAATAGACGAATTTTTTGTAAATAAGATAAAAGGAATAGTTAATGAAGAAGAGAAACTTAGAAGTAATACAATAGATGATATAGATAGAGAATGGATGTTATTCCTTAAGAAAAAAGGATTTTCAGATAAAGCAATCGCTGATTTTGTAGGATGTAAACCTGTAGAAGTCTATAATCTTAGAAAAGCATATCATATAAAAGCAGTATTCAAGATGGTAGACACATGTGGAGGAGAGTTTGAAGCATTATCTCCTTATTATTATTCAACATATGACGAATACGATGAAGTAGAAGTATCGGATAAGAAGAAAGTCATGGTTATAGGTTCTGGTCCTATTAGAATCGGTCAGGGTATAGAATTTGATTACTGTAGTGTACACAGTATCATAGCCCTTAGAAAAGCAGGGATAGAAACAATAATAGCTAATAATAATCCAGAAACCGTTAGTACAGATTTTGATACTGCCGATAAACTATATTTTGAACCGTTAACAGAAGAAGATGTTCTCAACATAATAGAAAAAGAAAATCCTGATGGAGTGATACTTCAATTCGGAGGACAAACAGCTATTAAGCTTGCAGGTTTCTTAGATGAAATGAATGTAAACGTATTAGGAACTAAACCTGAGCAGATCGATGAAGCAGAAGATAGAGAGAAATTTGATGAACTGATGGAATCACTTGGAATAGAGAGACCGAAAGGTAAAGCAGTATGGAATCTCGAAGAAGGATTAGATGAAGCAGAATTATTAGGTTATCCGGTACTTGTTAGACCATCATATGTACTTGGTGGACAGGGAATGGAAATTACTTATGATAAAATAGAATTAGAGAGATATCTAGTTCAAGCTTTTGAAAGAGATAGTAAGAATCCTGTATTGATTGACAGGTACTTAATTGGTAGAGAAATAGAAGTAGATGCTATATGCGATGGTCAAGATATTCTAATACCGGGAATTATGGAACATCTTGAAAGAGCTGGTGTTCATTCAGGTGATAGTATATCAATATATCCTTCTATCAATATAGAACAAGAAATTAAGGATAAAATACTTAATCATACCAAGCAGATAGCAGTAGCATTAAAAGTTATCGGAATGATTAACATCCAATATATAGAATATAAAAACGAATTGTACATCATAGAAGTGAATCCAAGATCTTCAAGGACCGTGCCTTATATAAGTAAAGTAACAGGAGTACCAATGATAGATCTAGCAACAAAAGTTATGTTAGGAAGCAAATTAGAAGATTTAGGATATGGTACGGGAGTATATAAGGAAGCGGATACCATTGCAATAAAAGTACCAGTGTTCTCAACACAAAAACTTCCTGATGTTGAAGTTAGTTTAGGACCTGAAATGAGATCAACAGGTGAAGTGTTAGGAGTAGGAAAGACTTTTGAAGAGGCACTTTTCAAAGGATTCATAGCATCTGGGATGAATATGCCGAAAAAGGGCGGAACAATATTAGCGACTATCAAACCATATGACCAAGAAGAATTTATTCCTATTGCAAAAGGATTTGCAAATAGAGGATATAGATTTCTTGCCACAGAAGGAACAGCTAAGATTCTTAGAGAACATAATATTGATGTAAGCATAGTTAAGAAAATAAGTGAAGGTGTGCCTAATATACTGGATTTAATAAGAAGCGGTATGCTTGACTTGGTAATAAATACACCTACTAAGGCAAATGATTCTACTAGGGATGGATTTAGGATAAGAAGAGCTGCAATAGAGGCTTCGGTTCCTGTATTGACTTCTCTTGATACGGCTAGAGGGTTGTTGGATATACTTGATTCAGAGCTAGGTAGTGAAGATACCGAGGTATATAATTTAGGGGTCAGGGTAAAGTGTTAG
- a CDS encoding carbamoyl phosphate synthase small subunit, with the protein MKARLILENGTVFHGRAFGYLKETVGEVVFNTGMTGYQEVLTDPSYYGQIVTMTYPLIGNYGINIDDMQSKGAKVRGFVVREKCNEPSNWRCEFELDTYLKENRILGIEGVDTRALTKIIRNYGTMKGIITVRDLTDSQIKLKLDGFSNKNAVKEVTTKEIKVQDGQGLHIAIMDFGIKQNIIDSFKKRGCKLTIFPAGANAEDILAVEPDGVFLSNGPGDPKDIPESIVEIKKLVGKKPITGICLGHQLLALALGGNTEKLKFGHRGANHPVKDMKTGKIMITSQNHGYVVTGEGLPEDVNVTHINVNDNTIEGMRHNKYSIYSIQFHPEACPGPYDTAGIFDEFIDTISKGGRHNA; encoded by the coding sequence ATGAAGGCTAGATTGATTCTTGAGAATGGTACTGTTTTTCATGGGAGAGCTTTTGGGTATCTTAAGGAAACAGTTGGAGAGGTTGTTTTTAATACAGGGATGACAGGTTATCAGGAAGTGTTGACAGATCCGTCTTATTATGGACAGATAGTTACAATGACATATCCTTTGATTGGTAATTATGGAATCAATATTGATGATATGCAGTCTAAAGGAGCTAAGGTTAGAGGGTTCGTAGTTAGAGAGAAATGTAATGAGCCTAGCAACTGGAGATGTGAGTTTGAACTTGATACATATCTTAAGGAAAATAGAATATTAGGTATAGAAGGTGTAGATACTAGGGCACTTACTAAGATTATAAGAAATTATGGTACTATGAAGGGAATTATTACTGTAAGAGACTTGACAGATAGTCAGATCAAATTAAAGTTGGATGGATTTAGCAACAAGAATGCTGTTAAAGAGGTTACGACCAAAGAAATTAAGGTACAAGATGGACAAGGATTACATATAGCTATAATGGATTTTGGAATCAAACAGAATATCATAGATTCTTTCAAAAAAAGAGGATGTAAATTAACAATATTTCCTGCCGGTGCAAATGCAGAGGACATTTTGGCGGTTGAACCTGATGGGGTGTTTTTATCAAATGGACCTGGAGATCCTAAAGATATACCAGAATCTATAGTTGAGATTAAGAAGTTAGTGGGGAAAAAACCTATAACTGGTATTTGTCTAGGGCATCAGCTATTAGCATTAGCTTTGGGAGGTAATACCGAGAAATTGAAATTTGGTCATAGAGGAGCCAATCATCCTGTGAAAGACATGAAGACAGGTAAAATAATGATAACTTCTCAGAATCATGGTTATGTGGTAACTGGTGAAGGACTTCCTGAAGATGTCAATGTGACACATATAAATGTTAATGACAATACAATTGAAGGAATGAGACATAATAAATACAGCATATATAGTATACAATTTCATCCAGAAGCTTGTCCTGGACCATATGATACAGCTGGGATTTTTGATGAGTTTATTGATACTATAAGTAAGGGAGGAAGACATAATGCCTAA